One Plectropomus leopardus isolate mb chromosome 1, YSFRI_Pleo_2.0, whole genome shotgun sequence DNA segment encodes these proteins:
- the lmnl3 gene encoding lamin L3 isoform X1, whose protein sequence is MASATSTPAAASSSGRSSSRSAGRRGADPGLPSSSTSPRLFRAQEKDELRHLNDRLANYIQRVQELESERSSILFQLEEKDESKSREMGNVRRLYEEELADVRKSLDVLAGERARLQIDYGNLCEEYRKLQARNQKKESDLANAVAQWRKTEASLSSKDAEYTKLLSDNRRLSEDFADLQGQLENVEGALADTKNQLSSEILRRVEMENQVQTLKEQLELQRNISEQEIMEIRSRHESRLVEVDSGRRREFESKLCDTMQQLRQEHESQLQQYKEEIDRTFSSKLQNAQQAALEKNNAVSSTKDELETTKLRVESLSSQLQQYQKDKMLLESRSQELERTLDREREVWQQRLGQKEQELLNMRSQMYTQLEDYESLLDVKLALDMEINAYRKMLEVEEQRLHLSPSPSQHTAIPRTHEHSSRKLRGKKRKHEGGSGSSPAYKMSSRSTEHGAVSVAEVDMDGKYVRLRNNSETEQPLGGWVVRRMFPDAGDISFHIPSPCVLNAGQTLTIWAAGAEMEADSGDLILQGHRSWGPVTDVRVILLNSNHEEMAERRVCMQHRGEEETELEFDEELVAGSDIQHFRRQPKRKKKKCCSVS, encoded by the exons ATGGCCTCTGCCACCTCCACCCCCGCCGCCGCCTCCTCCAGCGGCCGCTCCTCCAGCCGCTCCGCCGGCCGCCGCGGCGCAGACCCCGGCCTGCCCTCCTCCAGCACCAGCCCCCGGCTGTTCCGCGCCCAGGAGAAGGATGAGCTCCGGCACCTCAACGACCGGCTCGCTAACTACATCCAGCGGGTCCAGGAGCTGGAGAGTGAGCGGTCATCCATATTGTtccagctggaggagaaagatGAGTCCAAGAGCCGGGAGATGGGCAACGTGCGGCGGCTGTACGAGGAGGAGTTGGCCGATGTCAGGAAGTCTCTGGACGTCCTGGCCGGAGAGAGGGCCCGTCTGCAGATCGACTATGGGAACCTCTGCGAGGAGTACAGGAAACTTCAGGCCAG GAACCAGAAAAAGGAGAGTGATCTGGCGAACGCTGTGGCCCAGTGGAGGAAAACTGAGGCGTCTCTGAGCTCCAAGGACGCCGAGTACACAAAGCTGCTGTCCGACAACAGAAGACTCAGCGAAGACTTCGCCGACCTGCAGGGTCAGCTGGAAAAC GTGGAGGGCGCGCTGGCCGACACAAAGAACCAGCTGAGCTCTGAGATCCTGCGGAGGGTGGAGATGGAGAACCAGGTGCAAACTCTCAAAGAACAGCTGGAACTGCAGAGGAACATCAGCGAGCAG gAGATCATGGAGATCCGCAGCCGTCACGAGAGCCGTCTGGTGGAGGTCGACTCGGGACGACGGAGAGAGTTTGAGAGTAAACTGTGCGACACGATGCAGCAGCTCCGCCAGGAACACGAGTCTCAGCTGCAGCAGTACAAAGAAGAGATCGACAGGACCTTCAGTTCAAAG TTACAGAACGCCCAGCAAGCCGCACTGGAGAAAAACAACGCCGTGTCTTCCACCAAAGATGAACTGGAAACCACCAAACTCCGAGTGGAGAGCCTCAGCTCCCAGCTGCAGCAGTACCAGAAAGAT AAAATGCTGCTGGAGAGCCGCTCTCAGGAGCTGGAGCGGACTCTGGACCGGGAGCGGGAGGTTTGGCAGCAGAGACTCGGTCAGAAGGAGCAGGAGCTGCTGAACATGAGGAGCCAGATGTACACGCAGCTGGAGGACTACGAGAGCCTGCTGGATGTCAAACTGGCTCTGGACATGGAGATCAACGCCTACAGGAAGatgctggaggtggaggagcagag aCTGCATCTGTCACCGAGCCCCTCCCAGCACACAGCCATCCCTCGAACACACGAACACAGCAGCCGAAAACTCAGAGGGAAGAAACGGAAACACGAGGGAGGCTCAGGCAGCTCGCCGGCCTATAAGATGTCCAGTCGTTCCACAGAGCACGGCGCCGTGAGCGTGGCGGAGGTCGACATGGACGGAAAATATGTTCGACTGAGGAACAACTCTGAGACG GAGCAGCCGCTCGGTGGTTGGGTGGTTCGCAGGATGTTCCCAGACGCTGGAGACATCTCCTTCCACATCCCGTCCCCCTGCGTCCTGAATGCGGGACAGACGCTCACA ATCTGGGCAGCAGGTGCAGAGATGGAGGCGGATTCAGGGGACCTGATCCTGCAGGGCCACAGGAGCTGGGGCCCCGTCACTGATGTGAGGGTCATTCTTCTGAACTCCAACCACgag GAGATGGCGGAGCGCCGTGTGTGTATGCAGCACAGAGGGGAAGAGGAAACCGAACTGGAGTTCGATGAAGAACTGGTCGCAGGCAGCGACATCCAGCACTTTCGGAGACAG ccaaagagaaagaagaagaagtgctGTTCTGTCTCTTGA
- the lmnl3 gene encoding lamin L3 isoform X2 has product MASATSTPAAASSSGRSSSRSAGRRGADPGLPSSSTSPRLFRAQEKDELRHLNDRLANYIQRVQELESERSSILFQLEEKDESKSREMGNVRRLYEEELADVRKSLDVLAGERARLQIDYGNLCEEYRKLQARNQKKESDLANAVAQWRKTEASLSSKDAEYTKLLSDNRRLSEDFADLQGQLENVEGALADTKNQLSSEILRRVEMENQVQTLKEQLELQRNISEQEIMEIRSRHESRLVEVDSGRRREFESKLCDTMQQLRQEHESQLQQYKEEIDRTFSSKLQNAQQAALEKNNAVSSTKDELETTKLRVESLSSQLQQYQKDKMLLESRSQELERTLDREREVWQQRLGQKEQELLNMRSQMYTQLEDYESLLDVKLALDMEINAYRKMLEVEEQRLHLSPSPSQHTAIPRTHEHSSRKLRGKKRKHEGGSGSSPAYKMSSRSTEHGAVSVAEVDMDGKYVRLRNNSETEQPLGGWVVRRMFPDAGDISFHIPSPCVLNAGQTLTIWAAGAEMEADSGDLILQGHRSWGPVTDVRVILLNSNHEEMAERRVCMQHRGEEETELEFDEELVAGSDIQHFRRQDLSKGESCAVM; this is encoded by the exons ATGGCCTCTGCCACCTCCACCCCCGCCGCCGCCTCCTCCAGCGGCCGCTCCTCCAGCCGCTCCGCCGGCCGCCGCGGCGCAGACCCCGGCCTGCCCTCCTCCAGCACCAGCCCCCGGCTGTTCCGCGCCCAGGAGAAGGATGAGCTCCGGCACCTCAACGACCGGCTCGCTAACTACATCCAGCGGGTCCAGGAGCTGGAGAGTGAGCGGTCATCCATATTGTtccagctggaggagaaagatGAGTCCAAGAGCCGGGAGATGGGCAACGTGCGGCGGCTGTACGAGGAGGAGTTGGCCGATGTCAGGAAGTCTCTGGACGTCCTGGCCGGAGAGAGGGCCCGTCTGCAGATCGACTATGGGAACCTCTGCGAGGAGTACAGGAAACTTCAGGCCAG GAACCAGAAAAAGGAGAGTGATCTGGCGAACGCTGTGGCCCAGTGGAGGAAAACTGAGGCGTCTCTGAGCTCCAAGGACGCCGAGTACACAAAGCTGCTGTCCGACAACAGAAGACTCAGCGAAGACTTCGCCGACCTGCAGGGTCAGCTGGAAAAC GTGGAGGGCGCGCTGGCCGACACAAAGAACCAGCTGAGCTCTGAGATCCTGCGGAGGGTGGAGATGGAGAACCAGGTGCAAACTCTCAAAGAACAGCTGGAACTGCAGAGGAACATCAGCGAGCAG gAGATCATGGAGATCCGCAGCCGTCACGAGAGCCGTCTGGTGGAGGTCGACTCGGGACGACGGAGAGAGTTTGAGAGTAAACTGTGCGACACGATGCAGCAGCTCCGCCAGGAACACGAGTCTCAGCTGCAGCAGTACAAAGAAGAGATCGACAGGACCTTCAGTTCAAAG TTACAGAACGCCCAGCAAGCCGCACTGGAGAAAAACAACGCCGTGTCTTCCACCAAAGATGAACTGGAAACCACCAAACTCCGAGTGGAGAGCCTCAGCTCCCAGCTGCAGCAGTACCAGAAAGAT AAAATGCTGCTGGAGAGCCGCTCTCAGGAGCTGGAGCGGACTCTGGACCGGGAGCGGGAGGTTTGGCAGCAGAGACTCGGTCAGAAGGAGCAGGAGCTGCTGAACATGAGGAGCCAGATGTACACGCAGCTGGAGGACTACGAGAGCCTGCTGGATGTCAAACTGGCTCTGGACATGGAGATCAACGCCTACAGGAAGatgctggaggtggaggagcagag aCTGCATCTGTCACCGAGCCCCTCCCAGCACACAGCCATCCCTCGAACACACGAACACAGCAGCCGAAAACTCAGAGGGAAGAAACGGAAACACGAGGGAGGCTCAGGCAGCTCGCCGGCCTATAAGATGTCCAGTCGTTCCACAGAGCACGGCGCCGTGAGCGTGGCGGAGGTCGACATGGACGGAAAATATGTTCGACTGAGGAACAACTCTGAGACG GAGCAGCCGCTCGGTGGTTGGGTGGTTCGCAGGATGTTCCCAGACGCTGGAGACATCTCCTTCCACATCCCGTCCCCCTGCGTCCTGAATGCGGGACAGACGCTCACA ATCTGGGCAGCAGGTGCAGAGATGGAGGCGGATTCAGGGGACCTGATCCTGCAGGGCCACAGGAGCTGGGGCCCCGTCACTGATGTGAGGGTCATTCTTCTGAACTCCAACCACgag GAGATGGCGGAGCGCCGTGTGTGTATGCAGCACAGAGGGGAAGAGGAAACCGAACTGGAGTTCGATGAAGAACTGGTCGCAGGCAGCGACATCCAGCACTTTCGGAGACAG gaTCTGTCGAAGGGGGAGAGCTGTGCCGTCATGTGA
- the zgc:158785 gene encoding E3 ubiquitin-protein ligase MARCHF3, protein MAPHIADMTAEEPVGPWVSSPVGELKLTPERRLEEELNDCNRDVTQYRTDPPDTEADPPITDSLCSEEPFCRICHEGRASGELLSPCECSGSLAMVHRACLEHWLTASNSSHCELCHHQFALERLPKPLTEWLCSPSMQQQRRTLCGDAVCFLFITPLASLSGWLCVQGAMDLHYTNGMEALGLLVLTLALFTIYVFWTVVSVRYHMHLFRTWKKTDQKVRLQIPSPPNTTPNQHTLSINAFGKTTNKETMV, encoded by the exons ATGGCCCCTCATATAGCAGACATGACAGCAGAGGAGCCCGTGGGCCCCTGGGTGTCCAGCCCTGTGGGGGAGCTCAAGTTAACGCCTGAACGCAGACTGGAGGAGGAGCTCAACGACTGCAACCGAGACGTGACGCAGTATCGCACAGACCCACCAGACACCGAGGCAGATCCACCAATCACTGACAG tttGTGCAGCGAGGAGCCGTTTTGCAGGATCTGCCATGAGGGCAGGGCCTCGGGGGAGCTGCTGTCCCCCTGCGAGTGCTCTGGCAGCCTGGCCATGGTGCACCGGGCCTGCCTGGAGCACTGGCTCACCGCCTCCAACAGCAGCCACTGTGAACTCTGCCACCACCAGTTTGCACTGGAGCGCCTTCCCAAACCTCTCACTGAG TGGTTGTGTTCTCCGTccatgcagcagcagaggaggacgcTGTGTGGCGACGCCGTGTGTTTCCTGTTCATCACTCCTCTGGCCAGCCTGTCAGGGTGGCTGTGTGTTCAGGGGGCCATGGACCTCCACTACACCAACGGCATGGAGGCTCTGGGGCTCCTGGTCCTCACGCTGGCCCTCTTCACCATATACGTCTTCTGGACCGTG GTATCTGTACGCTACCACATGCACCTGTTCAGGACGTGGAAGAAAACGGACCAGAAAGTGAGACTGCAGATTCCCTCTCCCCCAAACACCACTCCCAACCAACACACGCTGTCCATAAACGCCTTCGGCAAAACCACCAACAAAGAGACGATGGTGTAG
- the gjd6 gene encoding gap junction protein delta 6 gives MTEWTLLKRLLDAVHQHSTMIGRLWLTVMVIFRLLIVAVATEDVYTDEQEMFVCNTLQPGCSNVCYDAFAPISQPRFWVFHIISVSTPSLCFIIYTWHNLSKLPHSTTQRQGPADVPGQQAEVGQGGGREVYERSCDSDSCSIRSHKHLGHSLADVLEGINPKSLQRIDPNHMASLSHARDCTFKEGEVSGGVLSKCYVFHVCLRAVLEVGFVLAQWKLFGFQVPVHFLCTSAPCSQPVDCYVSRPTEKTIFLLFMFCVGVFCILLNLLELNHLGWKKIRQAVRLRETASWRGCPGMRAGYETFPPDSPSPTSSLGLRDVTSTTSLPTLDLVVGHQPDWTCAVNFGRMREPEEVRGTRPEKPKRLDSQKGETLPLKSKRGIRESKQRSAEVWI, from the coding sequence ATGACGGAGTGGACGCTGCTCAAACGCCTCCTGGATGCTGTCCACCAGCACTCCACCATGATCGGGCGCCTGTGGCTCACCGTCATGGTCATCTTCCGGCTGCTCATCGTCGCCGTCGCGACCGAGGACGTGTACACGGACGAGCAGGAGATGTTCGTGTGCAACACGCTGCAGCCGGGATGCTCCAACGTCTGCTACGACGCCTTCGCGCCCATCTCGCAGCCTCGCTTCTGGGTCTTCCACATCATCAGCGTCTCCACGCCGTCCCTCTGCTTCATAATCTACACGTGGCACAACCTGTCCAAGCTGCCCCACAGCACCACCCAGAGGCAGGGGCCAGCCGACGTCCCAGGGCAGCAGGCGGAGGTGGGTCAAGGCGGCGGACGGGAGGTGTACGAACGCAGCTGCGACTCAGACAGCTGCTCCATTCGCTCCCATAAACATCTGGGACACAGTCTGGCGGATGTTTTGGAGGGCATCAACCCCAAAAGCCTCCAGAGGATAGACCCAAACCACATGGCGTCCCTGAGCCACGCCCGAGACTGCACCTTCAAGGAGGGGGAGGTCTCTGGAGGAGTCCTGTCCAAATGTTACGTCTTCCACGTGTGTTTGCGGGCTGTTCTGGAGGTCGGCTTCGTCCTCGCTCAGTGGAAGCTTTTTGGCTTCCAGGTGCCCGTCCATTTTCTTTGCACCTCGGCGCCCTGCAGCCAGCCGGTGGACTGCTATGTCTCCAGACCCACGGAGAAGACCATCTTCTTGCTCTTCATGTTCTGCGTCGGCGTTTTTTGCATCCTGCTCAACCTGCTGGAGCTCAACCACCTGGGCTGGAAGAAGATCCGGCAGGCGGTGCGGCTGAGGGAGACGGCGTCCTGGAGAGGCTGTCCCGGGATGAGAGCGGGGTATGAAACCTTCCCTCCGGACAGCCCGTCTCCGACATCCTCGTTAGGCCTCAGGGACGTGACCAGCACCACCTCGCTGCCCACTCTGGACCTGGTGGTGGGTCACCAGCCGGACTGGACCTGCGCTGTGAACTTTGGCAGGATGAGGGAGCCGGAGGAGGTCAGAGGGACGAGACCGGAGAAACCGAAGAGACTGGACTCCCAGAAAGGAGAGACGCTGCCTCTGAAGAGTAAGAGGGGCATCAGAGAATCCAAACAGAGGAGCGCCGAGGTCTGGATTTAA